A section of the Candidatus Omnitrophota bacterium genome encodes:
- a CDS encoding DUF3047 domain-containing protein, which yields MLRRATGICLSLGLLLLIAGSLHASPLKEFNFDSTESLEEWEEKIIQGHVHYELVDEGQGAYVRAQSDSAASGYYYKVRYSVEELPMISWQWRVSHFPDKPPPENIAEKDQDDFAARVYVIFPALLFTNSQALEYVWSETLPEGTIESSAFSGNIKIFVVQSGPGAKGEWFFEERNVYEDYTAAFGRPPKARAGAVAFMTDSDNTETLAGASFDEIKFGYKKE from the coding sequence ATGCTCAGACGGGCAACAGGGATCTGTCTGAGCCTCGGGCTCCTGCTTCTGATTGCGGGATCGCTTCATGCGTCCCCGCTCAAAGAGTTTAATTTTGACAGCACGGAATCGCTCGAGGAATGGGAAGAAAAGATTATCCAGGGCCACGTTCATTACGAGCTTGTGGATGAAGGACAAGGCGCCTATGTGCGCGCGCAATCGGACAGCGCTGCCTCGGGTTACTACTACAAGGTTCGTTACAGTGTCGAAGAATTGCCCATGATTAGTTGGCAGTGGCGTGTGAGCCATTTCCCGGACAAGCCCCCGCCAGAGAATATCGCCGAAAAAGACCAGGATGACTTTGCCGCACGCGTGTATGTTATTTTCCCCGCGCTACTCTTTACAAACTCCCAAGCATTGGAATACGTGTGGTCCGAGACGTTGCCCGAAGGCACGATTGAAAGCAGCGCGTTTTCCGGCAATATCAAAATCTTTGTGGTTCAGAGCGGGCCGGGCGCTAAGGGGGAGTGGTTTTTTGAGGAGCGCAATGTTTATGAGGACTACACCGCGGCCTTTGGCCGTCCCCCGAAAGCCAGGGCAGGGGCTGTGGCCTTTATGACGGATTCGGATAACACAGAGACTCTGGCCGGCGCTTCCTTTGACGAAATCAAATTCGGCTACAAGAAGGAGTAA